Within the Deltaproteobacteria bacterium genome, the region GAAGTACCCTTTCATCGTTCTCGCTCCCCGGCGCGGTGATAAGAGACGACGCGATTCCGAGCCTGCTCCATCCGCAGGCTCAGGCGACTTTCCTCACGATCGGCGACGCGGACTTCTGGCGCAAGGTCGATATGGCGCTGCGGCTTATCAACCTCGGTGGTGGACCGCGGCCGGAGAACCCGTGAGGTTGACTTTATATTCGTCGGCTCATTATAAACTCCGCCGTATGTTTGGTCGCTGGGTAGCGCCGCGCTGGCAGAAGAAGTTCGGCGCCCCGTACGTGCATCTCGTCTTTGGTGCGCGGCAGACCGGCAAGTCCACGCTGTTGCGGGCGCTGTTGCCGGATGCGGCCGTCTGGCTCGACTTCTCCCGCCCCGCCGAGCGGGCGGAGTACTTGCGCAATCCCGATCGTCTCGTGCAGCAGTGCCGCGCGCTGCCGCGCTCGGCGCGGCGGGCGACGGTGGTGGTCGACGAAGCGCAGAACGTACCGGCGATCTTCGATGCCGTGCAGCATCTCTATGATTCGGACCAGCGTCGCTGGCGCTTCGTGTTATGCGGCAGCTCCGCCCGCAAGCTGCGAGTGACTGGCGCCAATCTGCTGCCGGGCCGCAGTTTCTTGCACCATCTGTATCCCCTCCTGCTGGTGGAACGGCCGCCGGCAAGGGCGCCGGAGGCACGGCCGCAGCCACCGGGCCCCTTACCGATGCCGGCGCCCGGTCCGGTACGTGAGCCGTGGTTTGCGGAGGCGGAGTTGTTCGAGCGGTTGCTCTTCGGCGAGCTCCCCGTCGTGGCGACCGCCGCGCGCTCCCAGCGTGCCGAGCTCCTCCGTGCCTACACGGTGGTCTATCTGGAAGAGGAACTCCGCCGTGAGGCGCTGGTGAAGAACTGGCCGGCGTTCGCCCGGTTTCTGCAACTGGCCGCGGCCGAGGCTGGTCAGATGATCAACTACGCCGGCGTCTCTCGTGAGGCCGGGGTGAGTCTGCCGACCGTGAAGAGCTACTATCAGTTGCTGGAAGACATGTTTCTCGGGTTTCGGGTGACGGCGTTCTCGGGCAGCCCGCGCAAGAGCCTGTTGTCGACGGAGCGCTTCTATTTCTTCGACGTCGGGGTGCGCAACGCGGCTGCTGAGCTGCCGCTGGAGACCGCGGCGGTGCAGGCCAACCCCGGTCCCGTGTTCGAGCAATGGGTGGGGATCGAGTTGTGGAAACGCCTGCGGTATCTCGGCTCGGGCAAGCTCCATTACTTGCGCACCAAGGCCGGCGCGGAGGTGGATTTCATCATTGCCCACCGGGGCCGCCTCACCCCCGTCGAGGTCAAATGGACGGAGCACCCGGCGCTGGCGGACGCGCGGCATCTGCTGGCGTTCTTGCGTGAACACCCGCGCCACGCCCGGCACGGCTATCTGATCTGTCGCTGTCGCACTCCGCTGGCGCTGAGCAGCCGCGTGACCGCGCTGCCATGGTCGTGCGTGTGAGACCAAGTCGGGCCGAGCTGTCAGCGCTGAGCGATCCTTCAGCTTGAAGTCCCCCGATTGACATCGGTGAGCGTGCGGGTCAACGCCGGTTCGGGGAGATGTCGGTGACGAATCGTCCGGGCACGAGCAGCTGCTGCTCGCAGGCCCAGCCAAAGGCTGGTTCAAGCCGGCGAAGCGTAAGGAAACGACCGACGACATCCGGGGTCCAAGACTCGGATGACTTATCTGGTTGATGCCAACGTGCTCAGCGAGCCGACTAAGCTCGCGCCGAGCCCCAAGGTGGACTGGCTGAGCAGCAACGAAGGCAACTTCGTGGTGGACTCTGTCGTCTTGGGCGAGTTGTGCATCGGGGCGCTCTTGCTGCCCGCCGGACGCAAGCGCACGCAACTCCAGCAGTGGCTGGACGCCGTCGTGCAGGCGATCGGGTGTCTCCCGTGGGACGCTGCCGTGAGCCGGCGTTGGGCGAAACCAGGCGCGGCCGCAACAGTAGAGCGCACTCAGCGGACTTCTTCGGGGGCCGATCTCACAGGTCCTCCGTCCCATATCCCCACGCGCGCAGGATCGCCGCCTCGTCGGCCGCGCTCATTGCCTTCTTGAACTTCGCGCCGGAACGGCCTTTCACGCGACGCTCGCAGTCGGCCCAGCTCGCGTGACGCATAGCTTTGCCGTCGACGACGCTCAGATACGAGTGCGCCGCAACCTTGCCGGTGCTGCTCGTTGCCGCGCCGGCTGCGCGCCGAGGCACGCCGGTGTCTTCGGGAACATCAAAGATCGGCAGCGGGTAGCGCAGCAGTGGGCCGTGGTAGAGATCGACGTGGCGTTTGCGGGCGTAGGCGTTGGCGATCTCGTCGACCCGCTCGTTGCCCGGGATGCCGAAGTGGCCGCGGACGTAGTGCCACGTGATGCCGCCTTTGCCGCGCGCGGCGACCAGGCTCGCTAACGCCTCCCACAGCTCGCGGTTGAGTACATCGTTGCCCTCGGCCGTCTTCCAGCCGCGCTTGCGCCACGCCCGGATCCACTCGCGGATACCGTTGATGAGGTACGTGGAGTCGGTGTGGATCGCCAGCGCGCCCGGCGTGCGGCGCAGGCGCCGCAGCGCGGCGATGGCCGCGGTCAGTTCCATCTGATTGTTCGTCGTGTTCGCAGCGCCACCTCCGAGCTCGGTGACCTGGCCGCTGGGGGTGGCGATGACCACCCCCCAACCGCCGGGCCCGGGATTGCCCTTGGCGGCGCCGTCGGTGAACACCACGATCGGTTGCTCGCTCATGCTTCGGTCTCCACCGCGTGCCTGTTGCCCGGTTTGCGCGGCGAGCGCAACTCGCCGCCGGCGCTCGGCCGGTTGCGTCGCCGGCGCGCCACCGCCACAATGACGCGCGATCGTATCTTTCGGTGAACGATGCTGCGGATTCCCGGTCATCACCTTGGCGACTCTTGGTACTACGTCGACGGCGAGCAGGTGCACTGCTTCTTCCTCATCTGCCCCGACACGACGACGCGGCACATGGCCTGGGACATCGCTCGCGCTTCGAGCTTCGACCTGACCAACTGGGTCTACCACGGCATCGTTCTGAGCCGCGGATCGGCGGAGGCCTGGGACGGGATTTGCCTGGCTACCGGTTCCGTCTTGAATCGCGGCGGTTGCTTCTGGATGGCGTACACCGGCAACTGGTTCGGGCCGCAGCCGGCTGTCGGCCTCGCCGTATCGCACAACCTGCACGACTGGCAAAAGGCCGCGGGCAATCCGATCACCACGATAGATGAGCACTACTACGCCGCGACCAGCCGCGGCCGACGCCCGTTGCCCCACTGGCGCGACCCGTTTCTCTTCGAGGCCGACGGCTTCGTGTATCAGCTCGTCTGCGCCACGGCAAAGGGCAATGACAGCCCGGCCGGAACCGTCGGGGTGGCGCGCAGCCGCGACATGACAACCTGGGATGTGCTGCCGCCGCTCGACGTCGAGCTGTTCGCCGAGGAGCTGGAGTGCCCGCAAGTCGTTGCCGGCTCCGGGCGCTACTACCTCATCTTCTCCACACTTGGTGACTTGCTGCTGTCCAACACGCCAGCGAGAGCGAACCAGCAGGGCGGCAACATGTACGCGATGATTGGCGACACTCCCCTCGGACCATTTCGCGTCGCCAGCCCGGAGCCGGTGCTGCCCGCAGACATGCCCGACCGTCCTTACGCCGGCCGCATTGTCGATCTCGAGGGCAAGCCGTATCTCCTCGGAACCGTCTGGAGCGACGCCGGCGATCGCATCTCCGACCCCATTCCGATCGAACTGACCCCGACAGGGGTCAGGGCTTGCGTTTAGCGCTGGCCCGAGCAGGGCGCGGCAGGCGGGGTCGGGTCGGCACTATTGCAGCTTGGGCGCCTCGCCGGGCTGGACCAGTTCCGCACGAGGGGCATCGGCCGTTTCCGACCTGGGCGGCATCCCAATTGATTACCGGCAGCTCGCCTTCGAGAGCGGGGAGTTTGCGTGGAACAGCGCAACGGCCTAGGTGGGCGCGGCGGCCGTGCCGGAGTTTCTCAGCGTGTTGCCGCGCGCCAGCAGGTGGGCCGCCAGTCGTTTAGCCAGTCCGATGATGGTGAGCACGGTGGGCCGGTCGAGCGCCTCCGGGAAGGTGCTGGCATCACAGACGTAGAGGTTCTCGACCTTGGTCTGCAAGTGCTCGTCGAGCAGTTCGCCGATGCGCACGGTGGCGCTGGGGTGGGTACCGCGCAGCGGGGTGATGAAGATGGAGTCGGGGTCGGCGCCCGCGCGCGCCAGAATCCGGTGCGCCACGATGGCGCCGTGGTTCAGCCGGAACTGATCGCGCTCCGTCATCGGCTTGGAGATATCGCCGTCGAGCGTGACGCCGCCGGAAACTTCGTCCTTGATCTTGATCATCACGCCCAGTGCGCGGCTCCACGCCGGCCACTTGAAGAGGTGGCGCGGACTCTTGAGCACCGCCATCATCGGGAACAACAGCCACGGATCGATCAAGGTGCTGAGCATGTAGCCGACCTCGTCGTTGGTGTACCCCCACGTCATCGGCGGCTCCTCGCCGATGCCCTGGTCTTGCGACAAGCCGCAGACCATCACCGTGGTGTCCATCGCCAGGCCGCGCCCGGCCTCGAAGAAGCCGGCGCGCTGCAAGATTAGCGGCGTGCCGATGCCGCCGGCGGCGAGCACCACCACCTCGGCTGCAACCTCGAACGGCTGGCCGGCCAACTTCCCGCGCACCCCGCCGACCTGGCCGCCTTCGATGATCAGATCGTCCACGCGCGCTTCGGTCATCAGCTCGCAGCCGGCCGCCACCGCTTGATCGACCCACTCCGCCGCGTTCCACTTAGCGCCGCAGCGGCAGCCCAGCATGCACTTCGCCCCGCAACTGAAATGTGAGCTGCGCGCCGGGCGAATGAACTTCATCAGCGGCTCCCACTGATACCCGAGCGCGAGCGCCGCCTCGGCAATCCGGGTCGAGGCCTTGCCGCGCTCGGCCGGCGCTAGGGGCGCGATCCCGATTTCGGCAATGGTCTCGTCGATGTACGCATCCAAATCGATGCCGTAGCGCTCCTTCACCCATGCCGGCGGCCGAGCCGCCGAACCGCAGTACATGCTGGTGGCGCCGCCCAGCATCAATGGCCGGATGACGTTCAACCCTTCTTTGGTGAACAGCAAGGTGTGGCGATCGGCGTAGGTAAGCGCGCCAACATAAGTGCCGTAGTATGCTTTGCGGCGGTAATCCTGCCCGCGTTCGAGCAGAATGACCTTCTTGCCGGCGCGCGCCAGCTGGCGCGCGGCGGTGGCCCCACCCGGCCCGGAACCGACCACGACCACTTCAGTTTGTTTCTTGACTTGCTCGGTTTTCATGTTGGCTCCCTTGCCCGCCGCGGCAGGACTAAGCGCCTCACTCTAGCTCCCCGGCTGGGGCGCTGGAACGTCACCGGATGACCAAAGACAGCAATCCTGGTGACGGCTGCGCCCCGGGCGCGGGGTTATGCCTCGGCTGCTTCCAGCAGCTCCACCACCCGCGCCGAGTACACACCGGCACTCGGCGCCGCCACGCCCGAGCCGATCGATCCAACGAAGGCTTGCGCTGCCAGCGCCAACGGCTCCTCGTTACCGCCCGGGACGACCTCCGCCGGCTCGAAGCGCGGGATGGGCACGACGTTGTCCAGCACTGTGGCGGGGTCGGTGACGGTGTAATCGAAGAAGGTGAGTTTGCGCTGGCCGAAGCGGCCCTCGAACTGCAGCATGCCTTGCGAACCCACCACCACCACGCTGGCGGCTTTCACGGGCGAGAGCCAGCTGAGGTAAACGTGCGCCGATACGCCGTCGCTCAGACGTACCGTGGCCACGGCCATATCGGCTAGATTGGGTTGAAGATAGGTGAACTGCTCGACGCGGATCGAGTCCACCTCCGCCGGCGCCAGGTAGCGCAGGATGGCAAGATCGTGGGGCGCCGAGTTCCACCACACGTTGGAGTCGCGCCGAATCCGGCCCATGCCCAGCCGCTCAAACGACAAGTGATAAAGGCGGCCCAAGCGGCCGCTGTCGATCCATTGCTTGGCCGTTTGTACCAGCGGGTCGTAGAGAAACGTCTCGTCAACGAAGAGCGTGAGCGCATTGGCGCGGGCCAGCGCCACCAGCTCGCGCGCCTCCTGGGCACGCAACGCCAGCGGCTTCTCCACCCAGCAGTGCTTGCCGGCGCGCAACGCCAGGCGCGCCAAATCGAAGTGGGTCGACGGCGGCGTCGCCACGGCCACGGCCGTCACCGCCGGATCGGCGCACAGGGCGGCGGTGTCGGTGAACACCCGCGCGCCGACGCCGGCGGCCTGCAGTCGCGCCGCGTCGCCGTCGCACACCGCCACCACCCGCAACCCCGGCGTGCGCCCGAAGGTGCGCAACAGCTTTTCGCCCCAGTAGCCCAGGCCAACCACTCCAATGCCAACGTCTGCCACCTGAATTGCCTCCTTAATCCGCCGAAGAAAAAGCGCGCTGGGCTCGCCCTAGCGTGAGCTAGGCCCCGGCCGCCGCGCGGTCGCGGGGTTGCCCGGTTTGGCCTTCCCCAGCCGCCGGTCGATCGCAACCAGTGCCCCGGTACTCGCAACGGACGCGATAGACGCCGTCGCGTTGGGCCCGGTTGAAGCGGTGCAGGTTCCACCACACCATGGCGGCGCCAGCGTCGGTGAGCAGCGCGATCATCGCCGCCAACACGGCGCCGGATGCCAGCGCGGCGAGCACCGCCGCACCGGCCAGCACGGTCAGCCCGGCGAAGATCGGCGCGAACAGGCTCGGGTTGGCGATCATGAAGCGAATCGCCAGCACGTCGCGCGCGACAATCAGCGTGCGGCTGATGCCGTAGTGTGACTCGCCGTGCTGGCGGCGGCGGTCATTCACCGCCACCTCGGCCACTTGGTGTGGCCGCACCCCGAGAATTGCCGGCAAGAAGCGGTGAATCCCCTTGGGCAGCTGAATGCCGGCGAGCAGCGCGCGCTCGTACACCTTCAGCCCACAGCCGTTGTCGTGCACCGGCAGCCGGGTTACGGCCGAGATCAGGGCGTTGGCGATGCGTGACGGCAGCACGCGCAGCAAGGTGCTCTCCTGGCGCCGCTGTCGCCAGCCCGAGACCACGCGCACACCACGGGCGTGCAGCGTCTCGAGCAGCTGTGGGATGTCGTGCGGGTCGTTCTGCCCGTCGCCGTCGAGCGTCACCACGTAGTTGCCGCGGGCGGCGTGGAAGCCCGCCGACAGCGCCGCCGCCTCGCCGAAGTTGCCGTCGAGGTCGACGATGCGCAGGCGCGGCTCCGCGGCTGCCAGCGCGCGTAGCTCAGCCAAGGTGGCGTCGCGGCTGCCGTCATTGACGAAGATGATCTCGAACTCCGGCGCCAGCGCTTGTACCACCGAACCAATCTCCTGACACAGCGCGCCGGCGTTGCCGGCCTCATTGTACACCGGCACCACCACCGACAACGCGGGTGGCGCCGACTCGACGTTGCGTAGCGCTGATCTCATCGGCGGAAGAACCCGGCAACGGCGTCGATCACGCGCTGCACTTCGGCATCGCTGAGGTCCGGGAACACCGGCAGTGACAAGATTTCCTGGGCCAGCCGCTCGGCCCGCGCTAAGGCCGGGCCTTCGCCGTAGTCGCGCAGCCACGCCACCTGGCGGTGCAAAGGCTCGGGGTAGTGGATGCCGGTCTCGATGCCGGCCGCTTTGAGGTGCGCCGCCAGTGCGTCGCGCCGCGGCGTGCGGATCACGTACTGATGGTAGACATGTACTTCGCCGGGGCCTTCGAGCGGTACGCCGACACCGAGCGGGGCGAAGTGCCGGCTGTAGCCGGCGGCGATCTCGCGCCGGCGCTGGTTGCGGGCCTCGAGCGAGCGCAGCTTGATGCGCAGCACCGCCGCCTGAATCTCGTCGAGCCGGTAGTTGCCGCCGTAGACCACGTGATGGCTCTTGCGCTCCTGCCCGTGGGTTTGGAACAGCCGCACCCGCTTGGCGAGCTCGGCATCCGCGGTGGTGATGAAGCCGGCGTCGCCGTAGGCGCCGAGATTCTTGACCACCCCGGCACTGAAGCAGCCGACGGCACCGAAGCTGCCGACTTTGCGGCCATCGCGCGCGGCGCCGTGAGCATGGGAAGCGTCTTCTACGACGGCCAGGTTGTGGGCGCGCGCCAACTCTAACACCGGCTCCAGCTGCAGCGGGCTACCGTACATGTGCACCACCATCAGCGCTCGCGTGCGCGGCGTGATCGCCCGCTCGACCTGGGCCAAGTCGGGGCCCAAACCGTTATCCTCCACATCCACCAGCACCGGCTGGGCCCCGGTCATACGGATGGCCTCGACGTCGGCACAAAAGCCGTTGGCGTGCAGGATCACCTCGGTGCCCGCACCGACGCCGAGCGCCCACAAGCCCAGCGCCAGCGCATCGGTTCCGGAGGAAGCGCCGACGGCGTGAGGTACGCCGATATAGGCGGCGATTTCCTGCTCGAAAGCGGTGGTGTTAGGGCCCTTGAGTAGATGCATCTCGGCGAGGGTATCACTCCAACAGCGCGACACCTCGGCGGCGATGGCCGCGCGCTCGCGCTTGAGGTCGAGTAAGGGGATGGTTGTTGTCATCAGCTCAACTCCTTGAAAAGCGCTCGTGGTGGGCAGCCTAGCCGTCGTGCCGGCGCAGCAAGAGCAGACGGCGCCGGTTGCCGTCCTCCAACCCAGCGGGCAGCTCCACCCGCTCGAAGCGCCCGCGCTGCGGCGCTGCCAGTTGCTCCCAATCGGCGCGCGCCATCAGCAAGTAACGGGGGGCGGCGTCCGTCAGCTCGCCTTGGTAGCTGGCGAGATGGCCGCCCCAGTAGAAGACCGCCACATACTCGAAGGTACGGTGGAAAGCGATCGGCTCTTGCCCGACCACTTGCCTGACCGCGGTCATGAAGTCGCGATAGGTCTTGTGCGCGGCGATCTGCGGCAACACGATCTGTTGGGTCAGCACCGAACCGGCGCAGGCTGCGCCCACCATCGCGGCAAAGGCCAGCGCCCAGCGGCCGGGCCGGCGCAACGCCAAGGCCAAGCCCCACAACGATACGGCGGCAGCCGCCAGCAATGCGAGAATGCCGGCTGGCTGCGCGTGCAGCACCTCGCCAACCCAGCGGCTGTACAGGGCCGCCTCGCCGGCCCAGCCAGCGCCGGCCGTTTCCACCAGCCGCAGCCCCAGCGCTTCGATTCCAGTCACTGCCATCAGCACGAGCATCAGCGCCGCCACTAACAGCGCGACGAGCCGCAGCACCGCTCGCCACCAAGCCGGCTCCAAATCGCCCACCGTAGTGCTCAGGGCGCTTGCCCACCACTGGCCGAGTAACAGGCCCAACGCCGGATAGAGCGCGAGCAGGTACACGCTGCGCTTGCTCACCGCGAGGGCGTAGAGCCCGAACACCGCGGCGACCCACAGCAGCAGATACCCGCGCCAATCACCGGCCATCAGCTCGCGCCGGGCGCGCCACAAGCCCACCGCCGCGCCGGGCAGGAACAGCGTCCACGGCAGGAATCCGGCCGCCAAGCCGCCGAGCAGGTACAGCGGCCCATGGCGGTGCCCGCCTTCGTACTCGGTCGCGTCGAACATCCGGAACAGGTTTTCGTTCAAGACCTGTTTGCCGAAGAAGTCGAAGCCACCAATGATCAACGCCAGCAGGTACCAGAGCCCGGTGATCACGGCGACGGCCAGCAGGCCACGCCCCAGCCGCAGCTGCCGCAGCGGTGTAGTGTCTCGCCGTACGGCGCAGCTGGCCGCGATCACCAGCGCCGGCAGCGCAACTCCCACCGGCCCTTTGGCCAAGGTGGCGAACGCCATCGCGCCGTAGAACGGCACCAGCCAGCGCCGGTGGCCCTGACTACGAACGAAGAACAGGTACGAGAACAAGGCGCCCAGCAGCCCGAACGTGAGCGCCATGTCGACCCGCGCGCTGGTGGCGGCGCGCTGCCACTCGAAGCTGGTCATCGTGATCACCGCGCCGAACATGCCGGCTGGCAACCCCCACAGCGCGACGCCGGCCGCGTAGGTGGCCAGTACGCCGCCCAACGAGAGCGCCGCCGAGGGCAGTCGAATGCTGCCCTCGGCGGTGCCGCCGTGCACCAGCGCGGTCAGCGCTGCTAGCCAATGAAACAGCGGCGGCTTCGACGGCAGCTCGATGCCGGTCGGCCCGTCGCGCCGAGGCAGAATCCAGCCGCCGCCGTGGGTCATCTGCCAGACCACCAGCGCCTCGCGCGCTTCGCCGTGGGTGTGAAACGGCGTCCGGCCCAGACCCCACAACTGCAACCCGCCCCAGAGCACAACCAGCACCAGCGCGCCGGCGAGCAACGGCAGCCGCCGGTGCGGCACCGGCTCCGGGGAGATCTCCGCTGCTGCCGCGATCGGTTCTTCGCTGTTCATGGCAACGGCTGGTTGACGAGCAAGACCTTCTTGCCTTCGGCCGCGATTTCGATCGGAGCCGGATCGAGCCGCGGGCGCAAGGGCGCCAGCTCGACGCGGTTGATGACCAGAAACATCCGCGCCGGCGACGCCCAGGCCTCGACGAGTTGATCGTCACCGGGCCAGAAGTACGCGCGCTGATCACCTTGGCGGCTGCCGAAATCCAACTCGCCCCAAGCGCGCACCATGATCACCCGGCGCTGGCTGTACAACGGGATGCCCTGCACGTAGTGACCATACACCACCACCAAGTCACTCGCTTGCGCGCGCTGGTGAAGGGCGCGGCCGAGCGCCCGATAACTGCTGGTGACATCGCGCGCGCTCATGGCCAG harbors:
- a CDS encoding glycosyltransferase family 2 protein, coding for MRSALRNVESAPPALSVVVPVYNEAGNAGALCQEIGSVVQALAPEFEIIFVNDGSRDATLAELRALAAAEPRLRIVDLDGNFGEAAALSAGFHAARGNYVVTLDGDGQNDPHDIPQLLETLHARGVRVVSGWRQRRQESTLLRVLPSRIANALISAVTRLPVHDNGCGLKVYERALLAGIQLPKGIHRFLPAILGVRPHQVAEVAVNDRRRQHGESHYGISRTLIVARDVLAIRFMIANPSLFAPIFAGLTVLAGAAVLAALASGAVLAAMIALLTDAGAAMVWWNLHRFNRAQRDGVYRVRCEYRGTGCDRPAAGEGQTGQPRDRAAAGA
- a CDS encoding DegT/DnrJ/EryC1/StrS family aminotransferase, which encodes MTTTIPLLDLKRERAAIAAEVSRCWSDTLAEMHLLKGPNTTAFEQEIAAYIGVPHAVGASSGTDALALGLWALGVGAGTEVILHANGFCADVEAIRMTGAQPVLVDVEDNGLGPDLAQVERAITPRTRALMVVHMYGSPLQLEPVLELARAHNLAVVEDASHAHGAARDGRKVGSFGAVGCFSAGVVKNLGAYGDAGFITTADAELAKRVRLFQTHGQERKSHHVVYGGNYRLDEIQAAVLRIKLRSLEARNQRRREIAAGYSRHFAPLGVGVPLEGPGEVHVYHQYVIRTPRRDALAAHLKAAGIETGIHYPEPLHRQVAWLRDYGEGPALARAERLAQEILSLPVFPDLSDAEVQRVIDAVAGFFRR
- a CDS encoding ATP-binding protein; this encodes MFGRWVAPRWQKKFGAPYVHLVFGARQTGKSTLLRALLPDAAVWLDFSRPAERAEYLRNPDRLVQQCRALPRSARRATVVVDEAQNVPAIFDAVQHLYDSDQRRWRFVLCGSSARKLRVTGANLLPGRSFLHHLYPLLLVERPPARAPEARPQPPGPLPMPAPGPVREPWFAEAELFERLLFGELPVVATAARSQRAELLRAYTVVYLEEELRREALVKNWPAFARFLQLAAAEAGQMINYAGVSREAGVSLPTVKSYYQLLEDMFLGFRVTAFSGSPRKSLLSTERFYFFDVGVRNAAAELPLETAAVQANPGPVFEQWVGIELWKRLRYLGSGKLHYLRTKAGAEVDFIIAHRGRLTPVEVKWTEHPALADARHLLAFLREHPRHARHGYLICRCRTPLALSSRVTALPWSCV
- a CDS encoding Gfo/Idh/MocA family oxidoreductase, which produces MADVGIGVVGLGYWGEKLLRTFGRTPGLRVVAVCDGDAARLQAAGVGARVFTDTAALCADPAVTAVAVATPPSTHFDLARLALRAGKHCWVEKPLALRAQEARELVALARANALTLFVDETFLYDPLVQTAKQWIDSGRLGRLYHLSFERLGMGRIRRDSNVWWNSAPHDLAILRYLAPAEVDSIRVEQFTYLQPNLADMAVATVRLSDGVSAHVYLSWLSPVKAASVVVVGSQGMLQFEGRFGQRKLTFFDYTVTDPATVLDNVVPIPRFEPAEVVPGGNEEPLALAAQAFVGSIGSGVAAPSAGVYSARVVELLEAAEA
- a CDS encoding glycosyltransferase family 39 protein, translating into MNSEEPIAAAAEISPEPVPHRRLPLLAGALVLVVLWGGLQLWGLGRTPFHTHGEAREALVVWQMTHGGGWILPRRDGPTGIELPSKPPLFHWLAALTALVHGGTAEGSIRLPSAALSLGGVLATYAAGVALWGLPAGMFGAVITMTSFEWQRAATSARVDMALTFGLLGALFSYLFFVRSQGHRRWLVPFYGAMAFATLAKGPVGVALPALVIAASCAVRRDTTPLRQLRLGRGLLAVAVITGLWYLLALIIGGFDFFGKQVLNENLFRMFDATEYEGGHRHGPLYLLGGLAAGFLPWTLFLPGAAVGLWRARRELMAGDWRGYLLLWVAAVFGLYALAVSKRSVYLLALYPALGLLLGQWWASALSTTVGDLEPAWWRAVLRLVALLVAALMLVLMAVTGIEALGLRLVETAGAGWAGEAALYSRWVGEVLHAQPAGILALLAAAAVSLWGLALALRRPGRWALAFAAMVGAACAGSVLTQQIVLPQIAAHKTYRDFMTAVRQVVGQEPIAFHRTFEYVAVFYWGGHLASYQGELTDAAPRYLLMARADWEQLAAPQRGRFERVELPAGLEDGNRRRLLLLRRHDG
- the rnhA gene encoding ribonuclease HI, with the translated sequence MSEQPIVVFTDGAAKGNPGPGGWGVVIATPSGQVTELGGGAANTTNNQMELTAAIAALRRLRRTPGALAIHTDSTYLINGIREWIRAWRKRGWKTAEGNDVLNRELWEALASLVAARGKGGITWHYVRGHFGIPGNERVDEIANAYARKRHVDLYHGPLLRYPLPIFDVPEDTGVPRRAAGAATSSTGKVAAHSYLSVVDGKAMRHASWADCERRVKGRSGAKFKKAMSAADEAAILRAWGYGTEDL
- a CDS encoding GMC family oxidoreductase; protein product: MKTEQVKKQTEVVVVGSGPGGATAARQLARAGKKVILLERGQDYRRKAYYGTYVGALTYADRHTLLFTKEGLNVIRPLMLGGATSMYCGSAARPPAWVKERYGIDLDAYIDETIAEIGIAPLAPAERGKASTRIAEAALALGYQWEPLMKFIRPARSSHFSCGAKCMLGCRCGAKWNAAEWVDQAVAAGCELMTEARVDDLIIEGGQVGGVRGKLAGQPFEVAAEVVVLAAGGIGTPLILQRAGFFEAGRGLAMDTTVMVCGLSQDQGIGEEPPMTWGYTNDEVGYMLSTLIDPWLLFPMMAVLKSPRHLFKWPAWSRALGVMIKIKDEVSGGVTLDGDISKPMTERDQFRLNHGAIVAHRILARAGADPDSIFITPLRGTHPSATVRIGELLDEHLQTKVENLYVCDASTFPEALDRPTVLTIIGLAKRLAAHLLARGNTLRNSGTAAAPT